Part of the Paludisphaera borealis genome, TTTTGTACGCCTTGACCAGCTTCTCAAGGAGCGCGACGGCCTCGTCGGACCGGCCGATCTTGGCGAACTCGCGCGCCCGGACGAACATGGCGCGCGCCTCGACATCGAGGTCGGGCTTGGCGGGCTCGACGGGGCCCTGGGCCATGGCGTCTTCGTCGGTCGGGCCGCCGTCTGGGAACGGGTTCTTGGGGAACATCTGGTAGCCCACGTAGCACGCCAGGCCGACGATTCCGGCGATCAGTCCGCCGGTGAGCATCCGCGCCCGCTGGCGGGCTTCGTAGGTGTCGAAAGCGGGCGTCTCCTCCATGAGCGCTTTCTTTTCGCCCGGCTCGTCGCCGCCCGCGCCCGCCTTGGAACTCTTCCCCGCGTCGGCCGGCTTGCCCACGTTCCGCTTCCTGCCGGGACTCGCGGCAGGCTCGTCCTCGGGCTCGGCCTTCCACATCCGGGGCAAGGGCTGCCCCGGCGCGCGGGTCGGCTGCGCTTTCGGCGTCGGGGGCTGATCGGTCTCGGACTCGTCCGATTCCGGATTGTCGGCCAGATCGTATTCGTCCGGTGCGTCACCGTTCATGACCGGGATTCCCAAGTGATCGGCTCGGGCTGGAAGAATCGCTTGATATTCCTAGCCTAACGCCTCGCGGAGCCGCCGCACAGTCCCGACCACGGTTCGCCGATTTCCTTCGTAGTGCGACGCCGAAGGGTATCGAGCGGGGCCTTGGAAATGCGACCGGCGACGGTGCGGCGGCTCGTGGCTAGGGCTCACAAACCACTGCTACAATAGGACGTTGATTCCACGTTGCGAACAAGGACGAGTGTCATGCAAGAACGTACGTTCGGTCGGCTGGGTTGGGACGTCGGCGAAATCGGATATGGAATGTGGGGCCTTGCCGGTTGGACCGGAAACGACGACGAGGAGACCGACGTCGCTCTTGAGCGGTCCGTCGACCTCGGCTGCAACTTCTTCGATACGGCCTGGGGGTACGGCGAGGGCCGGAGCGAGCAGATCCTGGGACGGCTGCTGAAGAAGCATCGCGAGAAGCGGCTTTACGCCGCGACCAAGATCCCGCCCAAGAACTTCCAGTGGCCGTCGCGCCGCGGGTCGACGCTCGACGACTGCTTCCCGCCCGACCACATCCGCGAGTACACCGAGAAAAGCCTCAAGAATCTCGACGTCGCGACGATCGACCTCCAGCAGTTCCACGTCTGGGAAGACGACTGGGCTGACGACGACCGCTGGATTCGCACCCTGGACGACCTCAAGCGGGAAGGGCTGATCCGGGGCGTCGGCGTCAGCGTCAATCGCTGGGAGCCGAACAACGTCCTCAAGACCCTGCGCACCGGCGTGGTCGACGCCGTGCAGGTGATCTACAACATCTTCGACCAGGCGCCCGAGGACGAGCTGTTCCCGCTCTGTCGCGAGTTGAACGTCGCCGTCATCGCCCGGGTTCCGTTCGACGAGGGGACGCTGACGGGAACGCTCACCAGGGAGTCGAAGTGGCCCGAGGGGGACTGGCGGAACACCTATTTCGTGCCTGAGAACCTCGCCAAGAGCGTCGATCGGGCCGAGGCCCTGCGTCCGCTGATTCCCGACGGCATGACGATGCCCGAGCTGGCGCTTCGGTTCATTCTCGAAAACCCCGTCGTCTCGACGATCATCCCCGGCATGCGGAAGGTCCGCAACGTCGAGGCTAACCTCGCGTCGAGCGACGGCCGACGACTGCCGGCCGATCTCACGGCGTCGCTCCGTACGCATCGGTGGGATCGGACGCCGACGAAATGGTCTCAGTGAGATAACCCGATCGTTCCCTCGAACTTCGGATTGACCGT contains:
- a CDS encoding aldo/keto reductase; amino-acid sequence: MQERTFGRLGWDVGEIGYGMWGLAGWTGNDDEETDVALERSVDLGCNFFDTAWGYGEGRSEQILGRLLKKHREKRLYAATKIPPKNFQWPSRRGSTLDDCFPPDHIREYTEKSLKNLDVATIDLQQFHVWEDDWADDDRWIRTLDDLKREGLIRGVGVSVNRWEPNNVLKTLRTGVVDAVQVIYNIFDQAPEDELFPLCRELNVAVIARVPFDEGTLTGTLTRESKWPEGDWRNTYFVPENLAKSVDRAEALRPLIPDGMTMPELALRFILENPVVSTIIPGMRKVRNVEANLASSDGRRLPADLTASLRTHRWDRTPTKWSQ